The genomic window ATGCGTTATCAGGAAGCCGACGCCATCGTGCTGTCTGCGTGCGTTCAGATGCCGTCGCTGCCGGTTATAGCGAAGGTCGAGGCGATGACGGGCAAGCCGGTCGTCACAGCCGCTGTCGCGACGACCTATGCCATGCTCAAACAACTCGGACTGGAAGCCATCGTTCCCGGCGCGGGCGCGTTGCTGTCCGGCGCGTATTGAGCGAGGCCGGTATGTCGAGCTATCTATACGGCGCGAACGTTCAGGCAAACGGCATCCGTCAACACTATCTACGCTATGGCGGTACGCGCGCGGAACGCGACCCCGTGATCATCGTGCCGGGCATCACGAGTCCGGCTGTCACGTGGGGCTTCGTCGCGGAGCATATCGGCAAGACGTTCGATACCTACGTGCTCGACGTGCGGGGACGCGGCCTGTCGTTCGCATCGGAATCGCTCGATTACAGCCTCGATGCGCAAGCGGCCGATTTGATTGCATTCGCAACTACTTTGGGATTCGAGCGTTACAGCGTCATCGGCCATTCGATGGGCGCGCGTATCGGCATTCGCGCGGCGCGTGCGAAGCCCGTAGGCATGGCGCGCATTGCGATGATCGATCCTCCCGTGTCAGGTCCGGGACGCCGGCCGTATCCGTCGCAATTGCCTTGGTATATCGATTCGATTCGCCAGTCGCGGGAAGGCATGAGCGCGGATGCGATGCGCGCCTTCTGCCCGACCTGGACCAACGAGCAACTCGCGTTGCGCGCCGAATGGCTGCATACGTGCGACGAACGCGCGATCCGCGCGAGCTTCGAGGGCTTTCATACCGACGACATTCACGCCGATCTTCCGCATCTGAAGATACCCGCGCTACTCGTTACGGCGGGACGCGGCGACGTCGTGCGTGATGCCGATGTCGACGAGATACGCGCGCTTGTGCCGCAACTCGAACATGTGCGCGTACCCGATGCGGGCCACATGATTCCGTGGGATGACGAAGCCGGTTTCTACGCGGCGCTCGGCGATTTTCTGGGTGCATCACTCAGCGAACAAGGAGGCAGGCATGCCAGTCAGTGACTATCAGATGGTCGATGCATGGACCCGTGTGCTCAAGCTTTCGCGCCTGGAGCCGGGCCAGACCGTCACCATTCTCACGAGTGCATCCACGCATCCTCAAACGCTTGCGACCGCGCTCATCGCGACGCAGGCAATGGGCGCCATCGTCAATCGTCTCGATCTTCCGCCCGTCAACGGCGAGAAGGCGCTGAGCCGCGATTCGCTGGCTTATCTCGGCACGACACCGCTAACCGGGAATCGCGCGGCAATCGCCGCGCTGAAGGAAAGCGATCTCGTGCTCGACTTGATGACGCTGCTGTTTTCGCCCGAGCAACTCGATATTCTGAAGACAGGGACGAAGATTCTGCTCGCCGTGGAGCCGCCGGAAATTCTCACGCGACTCGTGCCGACGCCTGCCGATCGCGAACGCGTGCTCGCCGCGCAGGCACGCATCGCACGCGCGCGCGAGATGCATATCGTGTCGGCGGCCGGCACGGACTTTCGGTGCCCGTTGGGTGAGTTCGAGCCGATCGCCGAATACGGTTTCGTCGATGAACCCGGCCGCTGGGACCACTGGCCGAGCGGCTTCGCGCTGACCTTTCCGAACGATCGACACGCGCATGGCCGCATCGTGATCGATCGCGGCGATATCCTGCTGCCGCAAAAGCGCTACGTGCAGGATCGCATCGAGCTAACGGTGGAAGGCGGTTATGCGACGCGCATCGAAGGTGGCATCGATGCCGAGCTGCTGAGCGAATACATGGCGACCTTCGACGATCCAGAAGGGTACGCAATCTCGCATATCGGCTGGGGCCTGCAAGCGCGTGCGCACTGGTCGACGCTCGGTCTTTACGATCGCGAGGCGACTATCGGCATGGACGCGCGCGCGTTCGAAGGCAATTTCCTGTTCTCGCTCGGGCCCAACAACGAAGCGGGCGGAAGCCGCACGACCACCTGTCATATCGATATCCCTCTGCGCCATTGCGATGTATATCTCGATGGCGAAGCCGTCGTTCGCAACGGCGTGGTACTCGACCGCTAAATCACGAAAAGCACTCACATGTTCCACGATATCGAAACTTATGCGCGTCAGAGCTTCGGCTCGTCGCTTGCGCCGCAGGCTCCGGTCGGGCTGTTGATCGTCGACTTCGTGAACGGCTTTGCGAATCCCGAGGTGTTCGGCGGCGGCAATATTCCTCAGGCGATCGAGAACACCATTCCCTTGCTGGCGCATGCGCGCGAGAAGCGCTGGCCGGTGGCGCACAGCCGTATCGTCTTCGCCGACGACGACACCGATCACAACATCTTCACGATGAAAGTGCCCGGTCTGCTCGCGCTGAAAGAGCAATCCCATAACAGCGCGATCGTGCCGCAACTCACGCCGCGCAAGGGCGAACTCGTCGTGCGCAAGACGGTGCCGTCGGCGTTCTTCGGTACGTCGCTTGCAGCGTGGCTGACACAGCACGGCGTGCGCACGCTCGTGATTGCAGGCGCTGTGACAAGCGGATGCGTGCGCTCATCCGTGGTCGATGCAATGCAATATGGCTTCCGTCCGTTCGTGCTGTCCGATTGCGTCGGCGATCGTGCGCTTGCGCCGCACGAAGCGAATCTGTTCGATATGGCGCAGAAGTATGCCGCCGTGATGAAGCGCGACGAAGCACTCGAACTGCTCAAGGATCTTTGATCAGCCGATAGCACGCATGGGATCGACATGGCCACGTCTCTTTCGGAGCGGTCGCAGCGCGTAGTCACGCGACACGAGTTCACGCTGATTGTTGCGTCGTCGTTCGGCGCGCTGCTCGAATGGTATGACTTCTATATCTATGCGGCGCTGGCGGCCACATTCAGCACCTTGTTCTTTCCGAGCGGCAACGATACCGTCGCGTTTCTCGCGAGCCTCGCCACATTCGGCGCGGGCTTTCTCGTGCGTCCGCTCGGTGCGCTGTTTTTCGGCCGGCTCGGCGATCGAATCGGACGCAAGTACACGTTCATGGCGACCATCGTGCTGATGGGTATTGCGACAGTCGGCGTGGGCTTGCTGCCCTCGTTCGAGAAGATCGGCATGCTGGCGCCGGTCCTGCTCGTGGCGCTTCGTCTGTTGCAGGGATTCGCGCTCGGCGGCGAAACGGGCGGCGCAGCCACGTATCTCGCGGAACACTCGCCGCGCAATCGGCGAGGCTTTTATACGAGTTCGTTGCAGACGACCGCGACGCTCGGCTTGCTCACGTCTATCGTGGCTGTCAGCGTGAGCCGCGCCTCGATGGACGAAGCCGCCTTCCAGAACTGGGGTTGGCGTCTGCCGTTTCTCGTCTCGGTCGTGCTGCTCGCGATCTCGGTGTATTTGCGCACGAAGCTCGCGGAGTCGCCGACGTTTCGCGAGATGAAGCAGGCGGGCAGACTGTCGAAGTCGCCGATAGCGGAGAGCTTCGGCAGATGGGCGAACCTGAAATACGTGCTCATCATGTTGTTCAGCACGGCATCGGGCGTGGGCGTCGTGTTCGGGACCGGGCATTTCTACTCGATGTATTTCCTGCAAAACACGCTGAAGGTTGCACCGAACACGGTGAACCTTTTCCTCGCGATTGCGCTGATTGCCGTGTTTCCGTTCTATGTCGTGTTCGGCTGGTTATCCGATCGCATCGGACGAAAGTGGATCATGATGCTCGCATGCCTGCTGCTCGCGGTGACGACGCAGCCGATCTTTCATGCGCTCACGCACTACGCCAATCCGCAGCTCGAAGCATTCCAGCAGCGTGCGCCCGTCACGGTCCGTGCGAACGATTGCCGCTTTACGCTGTTCTCTGCGCCGGTCACGGAATGCGACCGCATACGCTCGTTTCTGAGCGCATCCGGCGTGTCGTACAGTCGCTTGCCGCAGCAAGCAGGCGAGGGCGTATCGACGGAAGTCGGCTCGATCATGGTGCACGGCAGTGATCGTCGACAACTGGAGCAGGCGTTGATCGCATCCGGATGGAGCGCCCATGCCGACCCTGCGCGGATCGATGCGCCGATGGTCGTCTTCCTGATGTGGCTGTTGTTGCTCTATCTGGCGATGGTCTATGGACCGATGGCCGCGTTCATGGTCGAGCTTTTCCCTGCGCGCATTCGCTATACGTCGCTATCGTTGCCGTTTCATCTTGGCTCGGGCTGGTTCGGCGGCATGCTGCCGTTCGTGGTGTCCGCGATGGCGGTCGCGCGCGGCAACGTGTATTTCGGGCTCTGGTATCCGATCGTGATTGCGCTAGTCTCGTTCGCGGTCGGCGCGCTCTTCGTGCCGGAGACGTACCGCCGCGACATCACGCAATGATCGAATTAAATGCTTCAGTCG from Caballeronia insecticola includes these protein-coding regions:
- a CDS encoding 2,5-dihydroxypyridine 5,6-dioxygenase, producing the protein MPVSDYQMVDAWTRVLKLSRLEPGQTVTILTSASTHPQTLATALIATQAMGAIVNRLDLPPVNGEKALSRDSLAYLGTTPLTGNRAAIAALKESDLVLDLMTLLFSPEQLDILKTGTKILLAVEPPEILTRLVPTPADRERVLAAQARIARAREMHIVSAAGTDFRCPLGEFEPIAEYGFVDEPGRWDHWPSGFALTFPNDRHAHGRIVIDRGDILLPQKRYVQDRIELTVEGGYATRIEGGIDAELLSEYMATFDDPEGYAISHIGWGLQARAHWSTLGLYDREATIGMDARAFEGNFLFSLGPNNEAGGSRTTTCHIDIPLRHCDVYLDGEAVVRNGVVLDR
- a CDS encoding N-carbamoylsarcosine amidohydrolase, with amino-acid sequence MFHDIETYARQSFGSSLAPQAPVGLLIVDFVNGFANPEVFGGGNIPQAIENTIPLLAHAREKRWPVAHSRIVFADDDTDHNIFTMKVPGLLALKEQSHNSAIVPQLTPRKGELVVRKTVPSAFFGTSLAAWLTQHGVRTLVIAGAVTSGCVRSSVVDAMQYGFRPFVLSDCVGDRALAPHEANLFDMAQKYAAVMKRDEALELLKDL
- a CDS encoding alpha/beta fold hydrolase, which translates into the protein MSSYLYGANVQANGIRQHYLRYGGTRAERDPVIIVPGITSPAVTWGFVAEHIGKTFDTYVLDVRGRGLSFASESLDYSLDAQAADLIAFATTLGFERYSVIGHSMGARIGIRAARAKPVGMARIAMIDPPVSGPGRRPYPSQLPWYIDSIRQSREGMSADAMRAFCPTWTNEQLALRAEWLHTCDERAIRASFEGFHTDDIHADLPHLKIPALLVTAGRGDVVRDADVDEIRALVPQLEHVRVPDAGHMIPWDDEAGFYAALGDFLGASLSEQGGRHASQ
- a CDS encoding MFS transporter, producing the protein MATSLSERSQRVVTRHEFTLIVASSFGALLEWYDFYIYAALAATFSTLFFPSGNDTVAFLASLATFGAGFLVRPLGALFFGRLGDRIGRKYTFMATIVLMGIATVGVGLLPSFEKIGMLAPVLLVALRLLQGFALGGETGGAATYLAEHSPRNRRGFYTSSLQTTATLGLLTSIVAVSVSRASMDEAAFQNWGWRLPFLVSVVLLAISVYLRTKLAESPTFREMKQAGRLSKSPIAESFGRWANLKYVLIMLFSTASGVGVVFGTGHFYSMYFLQNTLKVAPNTVNLFLAIALIAVFPFYVVFGWLSDRIGRKWIMMLACLLLAVTTQPIFHALTHYANPQLEAFQQRAPVTVRANDCRFTLFSAPVTECDRIRSFLSASGVSYSRLPQQAGEGVSTEVGSIMVHGSDRRQLEQALIASGWSAHADPARIDAPMVVFLMWLLLLYLAMVYGPMAAFMVELFPARIRYTSLSLPFHLGSGWFGGMLPFVVSAMAVARGNVYFGLWYPIVIALVSFAVGALFVPETYRRDITQ